Genomic segment of Deinococcus seoulensis:
TACGGCAAAATCCCGCAGTCTCTTCTGGAGGCGCTCGACGTCCTGGGCTTGGAGATCGCGGTGGTCGAATCACCCAACGCAGACGATGCAGAGACCGCACAAGCCAAAGCGGAAGCCATGAGCTTGCTCAGCGCGAACCCCTGGGGAAAGAAGCCGATGGGTCTGGATACACCCGTCAAGGTCAAGGGACCAGCCATTGAGGAGCTCCTGCATGATCACCGTGGACCTGACCTGTGACCAACGCCAGACACCTGCTGTACCTGGATACGTCGGCCATGATGAGGCTCTACACCGATGAACCGAAGCGCGATGACGTACTAACTGAGCAGGCAGCCGCCGGCGGAGTGATCGCCCATAGCATCACGTACGTGGAAATGCGGGCCGCGTTGGCCAGCAGGCGTGCACGCAAGTTGATGAGCGGAGCCGCCTACACGCAGGCGCTCAGGGCCTTTGAAAGAGACTGGGCAGCGGTCGCCAACATAGCCGTGAACGAGGATCTCCTCAAGCAGGCTGGGGATCTCGCCGAACGACACCAGCTCCGGGCTTATGACGCGGTCCACCTGGCGGCGGCAGTGAAGATTGCACCACTAGGGATTCGATTCATGACGTTCGATCAAAAGCTTCAAGATGTGGCAGATGCAATGTTGCCAGGGAAGGTATGGCGTGGCTGAGAGGCAAGAACCACACGCAACCAGAATTGGACCTATCACGCTCTTCACCGAAGCAGCGCCGCCCCTTCCAAGTATTCAAGTACAAGCACAGGTGGTTGCTGATTTCTTCTTGGCCATTGAGATTCATGGTGGATATAGAGGCGAGAAACTTAATGCGTTTTTAGAACCACTACGTCAACTTCGAGCCGGTAACATTGACGCGGTTTACAAACAATACTCGTCACACGAAGTCGAAATTGCAAAATCGAAACCCGAGTTTAAGGAGGGCCGAGAAGCTCATATCATATATGACGAGTACTCGATAGAATTTCGCCAATTACCAGTGGAAAAGCAACTGGAAAAACATTTCCTTAATGCTCGCGCACAAATGTGGGGAATGGAAAATAGCATACCAGTTCTCTGGTCCGAATGGAACAATTATAGGAAAAGCGTAAAAGTTTCACAGAAAAGAATGTTGCCCAAATT
This window contains:
- a CDS encoding XRE family transcriptional regulator, giving the protein MDTNLRVREAMKAAVRRRGLTHAQLASRLGIKQPSVTQLLNGTYGKIPQSLLEALDVLGLEIAVVESPNADDAETAQAKAEAMSLLSANPWGKKPMGLDTPVKVKGPAIEELLHDHRGPDL
- a CDS encoding type II toxin-antitoxin system VapC family toxin, yielding MTNARHLLYLDTSAMMRLYTDEPKRDDVLTEQAAAGGVIAHSITYVEMRAALASRRARKLMSGAAYTQALRAFERDWAAVANIAVNEDLLKQAGDLAERHQLRAYDAVHLAAAVKIAPLGIRFMTFDQKLQDVADAMLPGKVWRG